One genomic segment of Lampris incognitus isolate fLamInc1 chromosome 2, fLamInc1.hap2, whole genome shotgun sequence includes these proteins:
- the dtx3 gene encoding probable E3 ubiquitin-protein ligase DTX3 isoform X1: MGSQVSSDEMSVRAGQGSDEVLVSQAVWDYLAAAGRPWLIDFQDKQGMSAGIIRRGERGGCCAVRLQPVEGSRRAGAAGMMDGPISNETRKAFIDLCRCARKEMSKQEGGPKRKRTLLPCVGVLEPNGEGSLLPPPPPQPRRSQRQQQRLRKPADEEACMMLHETAQNKDMDPGIGSHNEAEDNTSCSICMGDIVDKTTLERCGHSFCRSCLDQAFKVKRACPVCRLVYGQLIGDQPANGSMMVERDPDLELPGHEGYGCICIIYSFPPGLQAPEHPNPGVRYPGTDRVAYLPDSPEGNRVLGLLRRAFEQRLIFTIGTSMTTGMHNVITWNDIHHKTSIWGGPRCFGYPDPTYLVRVTEELREKGITTD; this comes from the exons ATGGGATCACAAG TTTCATCTGATGAAATGAGTGTGCGTGCTGGCCAGGGTAGTGATGAGGTGCTGGTGTCACAAGCGGTGTGGGATTACCTGGCTGCAGCTGGGCGGCCCTGGCTTATTGACTTTCAGGACAAGCAGGGGATGAGTGCTGGTATCATTAGGCGAGGAGAAAGGGGGGGCTGCTGTGCTGTAAGGCTTCAGCCAGTGGAGGGCTCGCGGAGGGCTGGCGCTGCCGGGATGATGGATGGACCCATCTCCAACGAGACCCGCAAAGCCTTCATTGACTTATGCCGCTGTGCCCGCAAGGAAATGAGCAAACAGGAGGGTGGGCCCAAGAGGAAGCGGACTCTTCTGCCTTGCGTCGGAGTTCTGGAGCCGAATGGAGAGGGGAGCCTCCTTCCCCCACCACCTCCCCAGCCTCGGCGTTCCCAGAGGCAGCAGCAGAGGCTAAGGAAGCCTGCTGACGAGGAAGCCTGCATGATGCTCCATGAAACAGCCCAGAACAAGGACATGGACCCTGGCATTGGCTCCCACAACGAGGCTGAGGACAACACTTCTTGCTCTATCTGCATGGGGGATATAGTGGACAAAACAACGCTGGAGAGGTGTGGCCACTCTTTCTGTCGCTCTTGCCTGGATCAAGCCTTCAAGGTGAAGAGAGcatgtcctgtgtgtcggttAGTGTATGGCCAGTTGATCGGGGATCAGCCTGCAAATGGCAGTATGATGGTAGAAAGAGACCCAGATCTGGAGCTTCCTGGCCATGAAGGCTACGGATGTATCTGCATCATCTACAGCTTCCCTCCTGGCCTGCAGGCA CCAGAACACCCAAACCCAGGAGTGCGGTACCCAGGGACGGACCGTGTGGCCTACCTCCCAGACAGCCCCGAGGGGAACCGAGTGCTGGGCCTGCTACGGCGGGCCTTTGAACAGCGCCTTATCTTCACTATCGGTACCTCCATGACCACTGGCATGCATAATGTCATCACCTGGAATGATATTCACCACAAGACCTCGATATGGGGAGGACCCCGCTG TTTCGGCTACCCGGACCCCACTTACCTGGTGCGAGTGACAGAGGAGCTCAGAGAGAAAGGGATCACGACAGACTGA
- the LOC130108290 gene encoding probable E3 ubiquitin-protein ligase DTX3 isoform X2 — protein MEDALNAQSHHGADNGAAETDTCAVCLDAIHNKKTLKCRHSFCNECIDLVFRSKPACPICNTYHGVYTGTQPEGTMTVTRNWCSLPGFENSGTIVIQYHFPAGTQGPEHPNPGVRYAGTLRTAFLPASKQGEKVLRLLRKAFDRRLVFTIGRSATTGANNAITWNDIHHKTTTEGGLQCFGYPDPTYLQRVEEELRLNGVVEDD, from the exons ATGGAAGACGCGCTAAACGCGCAGTCTCATCACGGGGCTGACAACGGCGCCGCGGAGACGGACACCTGTGCCGTGTGCCTCGATGCGATCCACAACAAGAAAACTTTAAAATGTCGCCACTCTTTCTGCAACGAGTGCATCGACTTGGTCTTCCGATCCAAGCCTGCTTGTCCGATATGCAACACCTACCACGGCGTCTACACTGGCACGCAACCGGAAGGAACGATGACAGTGACGCGCAACTGGTGTAGCTTACCCGGCTTTGAGAACAGCGGTACCATCGTCATTCAGTACCACTTTCCAGCAGGAACGCAAGGG CCTGAGCACCCGAACCCTGGAGTGAGGTATGCCGGCACACTTCGTACAGCCTTCCTTCCAGCCTCCAAGCAAGGCGAGAAAGTCCTAAGGTTGCTGAGAAAAGCCTTTGACAGGAGACTCGTCTTCACTATTGGACGATCTGCCACCACTGGTGCCAACAATGCTATCACCTGGAACGACATACACCACAAGACCACCACGGAAGGTGGTCTGCAATG TTTTGGATATCCAGATCCCACCTACTTACAAAGGGTTGAAGAGGAACTTCGTCTCAATGGTGTGGTGGAGGATGACTGA
- the dtx3 gene encoding probable E3 ubiquitin-protein ligase DTX3 isoform X2, which produces MGSQVSSDEMSVRAGQGSDEVLVSQAVWDYLAAAGRPWLIDFQDKQGMSAGIIRRGERGGCCAVRLQPVEGSRRAGAAGMMDGPISNETRKAFIDLCRCARKEMSKQEGGPKRKRTLLPCVGVLEPNGEGSLLPPPPPQPRRSQRQQQRLRKPADEEACMMLHETAQNKDMDPGIGSHNEAEDNTSCSICMGDIVDKTTLERCGHSFCRSCLDQAFKPEHPNPGVRYPGTDRVAYLPDSPEGNRVLGLLRRAFEQRLIFTIGTSMTTGMHNVITWNDIHHKTSIWGGPRCFGYPDPTYLVRVTEELREKGITTD; this is translated from the exons ATGGGATCACAAG TTTCATCTGATGAAATGAGTGTGCGTGCTGGCCAGGGTAGTGATGAGGTGCTGGTGTCACAAGCGGTGTGGGATTACCTGGCTGCAGCTGGGCGGCCCTGGCTTATTGACTTTCAGGACAAGCAGGGGATGAGTGCTGGTATCATTAGGCGAGGAGAAAGGGGGGGCTGCTGTGCTGTAAGGCTTCAGCCAGTGGAGGGCTCGCGGAGGGCTGGCGCTGCCGGGATGATGGATGGACCCATCTCCAACGAGACCCGCAAAGCCTTCATTGACTTATGCCGCTGTGCCCGCAAGGAAATGAGCAAACAGGAGGGTGGGCCCAAGAGGAAGCGGACTCTTCTGCCTTGCGTCGGAGTTCTGGAGCCGAATGGAGAGGGGAGCCTCCTTCCCCCACCACCTCCCCAGCCTCGGCGTTCCCAGAGGCAGCAGCAGAGGCTAAGGAAGCCTGCTGACGAGGAAGCCTGCATGATGCTCCATGAAACAGCCCAGAACAAGGACATGGACCCTGGCATTGGCTCCCACAACGAGGCTGAGGACAACACTTCTTGCTCTATCTGCATGGGGGATATAGTGGACAAAACAACGCTGGAGAGGTGTGGCCACTCTTTCTGTCGCTCTTGCCTGGATCAAGCCTTCAAG CCAGAACACCCAAACCCAGGAGTGCGGTACCCAGGGACGGACCGTGTGGCCTACCTCCCAGACAGCCCCGAGGGGAACCGAGTGCTGGGCCTGCTACGGCGGGCCTTTGAACAGCGCCTTATCTTCACTATCGGTACCTCCATGACCACTGGCATGCATAATGTCATCACCTGGAATGATATTCACCACAAGACCTCGATATGGGGAGGACCCCGCTG TTTCGGCTACCCGGACCCCACTTACCTGGTGCGAGTGACAGAGGAGCTCAGAGAGAAAGGGATCACGACAGACTGA
- the LOC130108290 gene encoding probable E3 ubiquitin-protein ligase DTX3 isoform X1: MEDALNAQSHHGADNGAAETDTCAVCLDAIHNKKTLKCRHSFCNECIDLVFRSKPACPICNTYHGVYTGTQPEGTMTVTRNWCSLPGFENSGTIVIQYHFPAGTQGPEHPNPGVRYAGTLRTAFLPASKQGEKVLRLLRKAFDRRLVFTIGRSATTGANNAITWNDIHHKTTTEGGLQWFSGHGRLGGDPGVDPELTGGTTCPIWPGNTLRSPRRSWRALLGRRTSGVPYLACCHRDPTPEKRLKMDE; the protein is encoded by the exons ATGGAAGACGCGCTAAACGCGCAGTCTCATCACGGGGCTGACAACGGCGCCGCGGAGACGGACACCTGTGCCGTGTGCCTCGATGCGATCCACAACAAGAAAACTTTAAAATGTCGCCACTCTTTCTGCAACGAGTGCATCGACTTGGTCTTCCGATCCAAGCCTGCTTGTCCGATATGCAACACCTACCACGGCGTCTACACTGGCACGCAACCGGAAGGAACGATGACAGTGACGCGCAACTGGTGTAGCTTACCCGGCTTTGAGAACAGCGGTACCATCGTCATTCAGTACCACTTTCCAGCAGGAACGCAAGGG CCTGAGCACCCGAACCCTGGAGTGAGGTATGCCGGCACACTTCGTACAGCCTTCCTTCCAGCCTCCAAGCAAGGCGAGAAAGTCCTAAGGTTGCTGAGAAAAGCCTTTGACAGGAGACTCGTCTTCACTATTGGACGATCTGCCACCACTGGTGCCAACAATGCTATCACCTGGAACGACATACACCACAAGACCACCACGGAAGGTGGTCTGCAATG gttttctgggcatggccgactgggaggagaccccggggtagacccagaactcactggagggactacatgtccaatctggcctgggaacaccttaagatcccccaggaggagctggagggcattgctggggagaaggacatctggagtgccctacttagcttgctgccaccgcgatcctaccccggagaagcggctgaagatggatGAATGA